The Polycladomyces subterraneus genome includes a window with the following:
- a CDS encoding acyl-CoA dehydrogenase family protein has translation GKHQLVQQMIAKMVAGYEASKLLVYRVGWMKNKGIRNTRETSLAKWFTCDAAFNAAVDAVQIHGANGYSHEFPVERYMRNAKALVIYEGTREIHQVMQAEYALGYRKDKELRKNLPSWPFEEEKKLV, from the coding sequence GGGAAACATCAACTGGTTCAACAAATGATCGCCAAAATGGTGGCAGGCTACGAAGCCTCCAAGCTTCTGGTTTACCGGGTCGGCTGGATGAAAAACAAAGGGATCCGCAATACACGGGAGACTTCCCTCGCCAAATGGTTCACCTGTGATGCCGCATTCAATGCCGCTGTGGATGCGGTCCAAATTCACGGTGCTAACGGCTACTCCCATGAGTTCCCGGTAGAGCGGTATATGAGAAACGCAAAAGCTCTTGTTATCTATGAAGGAACCAGGGAAATCCATCAAGTGATGCAAGCAGAATACGCATTAGGTTACCGAAAAGACAAGGAACTCCGAAAAAATCTGCCCTCCTGGCCATTTGAAGAGGAGAAGAAACTGGTTTAG